The DNA sequence TCCAGAGGCAGGTCGTACAAGCCGCCTTCCTCACCGGCCCGCACCATCTCGTCCAGACCGACCGCCCGTGCCCGGCGGGCGCGTTCCCGGTACGCGAGCAGGTCGGCCAGTCGGACCCGGCGATGCCGGTTCGGTTGCTCGTACGGGATCTCTCCCGCTTCGAGCAGGCGCACCAGGGTCGGCCGCGAAACACCGAGCAGTTGCGCGGCCTCGCTCGTGGTCAGGACGGTGTGCTGGGGTGCGACGGTGATCGCCAAGCCTTGGGACATGGCGGCCACGACGCTGCGGAGCACGTCGAACACTTCAGCGGGCAGTTCCAGTCGAGTGCCGTCCGGGGCGAGCAGTGCGGCGGTTCCGCCACCTGGGCGGGCCAATGCCGCGACCCAGGACGACAGCGCTTCCGAACTCGCAGGCGGCAGCAGCGTGCGTTCTCCCATGGTCGCTGTCATGTAGCTACAGTAGCGCGAAACGAACAGAACGAAAGATCGTTCATCCACATGGTGGACGTCTGAAATAAGCCAGTGCGCGAGTCGTGTTGGATCGGGACGTGACGACCGCACAACGACGCCGTGCCCGTGTCCGCGCCCCCGAGCTGGTGGGTCGCGGGTGGCTCAACACGGGTGGGCGCGACATCAGGCTGGCCGACCTGCGCGGCAAGGTGGTGCTGCTCGACTTCTGGTCGTTCTGCTGCATCAACTGCCTGCACGTGCTCGACGAGCTGCGCCCGCTCGAAGCCGAGTTCGCCGACGTCCTGGTCACGGTCGGCGTCCACTCGCCCAAGTTCGCGCACGAGGCGGAGCCCGCCGCGCTCGAAGCGGCCGTCGAGCGGTACGAGGTGGAGCACCCCGTGCTGGACGACCCCGAGCTGACCACGTGGCAGAACTACGCGGTGAAGGCGTGGCCCACGCTCGTCCTGGTCGACCCCGAGGGCTACGTCGTGCACGTGGCCTCCGGCGAGGGCCACCTCGACGCGCTGCGCCAGATCGTGTCCGAGATCGTCGCCGAGCACGACGCGAAGGGCACCCTGCACCGCGGCGACGGCCCGTACGTCGCCCCGCCGCCCCGCGAGACCGAGCTCCGGTTCCCCGCCAAGGCGGTCCTCACGCCGAACCACACGTTGCTGGTCAGCGACTCCGCGCACCACAGCCTGGTCGAGCTCGACCTCGACGGCGAGACCGTCCTCCGGCGCATCGGCACCGGGGAACGCGGCCGCCGCGACGGCCTGGAGCCCACCTTCTCCGAACCCGCCGGCATCGCGCTGCTGCCCGCCGACGTCGCCGCCGGGGTCGGCTACCACGCGGTCGTCGCCGACACGGTCAACCACCTGCTGCGCGGCCTGAACCTCGACACCGGCGAGGTCACCACCGTCGCGGGCACCGGCGAGCAGTGGCGCGACGGCGACACCGACGGCCCCGCCGAGGCCGTCGACCTCACCAGCCCGTGGGACGTGGCCTGGTGGGAGCCCGCGGGCGGCGTGGCCATCGCGATGGCGGGCAACCACACGCTCGGCCTGTTCCGGCCGCGGGAGCGCCGCGTCGAGCGGCTCGCCGGCACCACCGTCGAAGGCCTGCACGACGGCCCGGCCGCGGAGGCGTTCTTCGCCCAGACCTCGGGCCTGGCCGCCGACGGCGACCGGCTGTGGCTGGTCGACTCCGAGACGTCCGCGCTGCGCTGGCTGGACGCCGACCGCACCGTGCACACCGCGATCGGCAAGGGCCTGTTCGACTTCGGCCACCGCGACGGCCCGGCCGACCAGGCGCTGCTCCAGCACCCGCTGGGCGTCACCGTCCTGCCCGGCGGCCAGGTCGCCGTCGCCGACACCTACAACGGCGCCATCCGCCGCTACGACCCGGCCACCGGCGAGGTGTCCACCCTGGCCACGGACGTCGCCGAGCCGTCCGACGCGGTCCTGGTCGACGGCGAGCTGGTCGTCGTGGCCTCCGCCGCCCACCGCCTGGAACGCCCGGTCGCGCCCGGCGCGAAGCTGGTCAGCGGCGAGGCGCACCAGGTGCGCCGGCCGCCGTCGGTGATCGCGTCCGGCGACGTGGAGATCGCGGTCGTGTTCACCCCGCCGACCGGGCAGAAGCTGGACGACCGGTTCGGCCCGTCCACGCGGCTGGAGATCACCAGCTCCCCGCCGGAGCTGCTGGCCGAGGGCGCGGGCGTCGGCACGGACCTGGTGCGGGCGCTGCGCGTCGCCGAGGGCTTCACCGAGGGCGTCCTGCACATCGTCGCCCAGGCCGCGAGCTGCACGGACGACCCGAGCGTCGAGCACCCGGTGTGCAAGCTGGCCCGGCAGGACTGGGGCGTGCCGGTCCGGGTGGTGGAGGACGGGCCCCGGCGGCTACCCCTCATGATGGGCGGCCTCGACGAAGGCATCTAGACTCTGCGAGTGCCCGATGTCAAGCTCGAAATCCAGATGCTGCACGACCGCGTGATGGTGCGGATATCGCCGGAGGACGGAGAACGCCGCAGCAGCGGTGGCATCGTGATCCCGGCGACCGCCCAGATGGCGAAGCGCCTGGCCTGGGGGGACGTGCTCGGCGTCGGCACGAACGTGCGGCACGTCAAGGTCGGCGACCGGGTGCTGTTCAACCCCGAGGACCAGTTCGAGGTCGAGGTGCAGGGCAACACCTACCTCGTCATGAGGGAACGGGACGTGCACGCGACCGCGACCGAGCGGACCGACCACGGGACCGGGCTCTACCTGTGAGATTCGCGGTGAGACCTGTGAACCACCCGACCGTGATCGACGCGTGACGACGGTCGGGTAAGCAGTCCCAGGACCTTGCGAGAGGCAAGAGGGGGAGCGGTGCCGGAGAACCAGCGACCGGAGTACGACGCTGAGCGGACCAAGGCGATGGAGCCGGTCCGCCCGTCGGGCACCGCTTCGGAGCGGACGACGAAGATCACCGCCGGGTCGGCGGCCGAGGCCGAGTGGCCCCAGGAGGAGCCGGACACCGAACCGGACACCCGCGAGGACTCCTCGGCCACGGTCCGCAACGTGACGCCGCCGTCGACCGCCGGCGACAACGCGACGGCCCCGCCGAGCGTCTCTCCTCATGTGACGCAGCAGCACCCGCCGCGCAACGCGCAGCAGAACCCGTCGAGGGGCCCGGACGCCACCCAGGCGATCCCGCCGGCCGGCGACCGGACGCGCGCCCTCGCACCCCCGCCGTCCGCCGAGCGGACCCAGATGATCAACACCCCGCCTGGTGGCTTCGACCGGCCGCCGTCGCCGTCGGAGGCCACCACGGTCTTCGCCGCGCCGGTGTCCGTGCCCCCGGGCCCGGAGCCGCAGGCGACCGTCCACGGCCCGGTGATGGTCGACGGCGACGAGGCGGCCGACGAGGCGGACGCCCGCCGCAAGCGGCTGCGCAAGGGCGGGCTGATCGCCGCCGCCGTGCTCGGCGTGCTGGTCGTGCTCTACGGCCTGGACCTGGTCATCTCCGGCGGTGACGTGCCGCGCGGCGTGACCGTGGCGGGCGTGGACGTCGGCGGCCTGAGCCGCCCCGACGCCGAGCAGAAGCTGCGGGACGAGATCGGTCCCCGCCTGGCCGCGCCGGTGAAGGCGCGCGCGGGCGACGTGGAGACCGCGGTGGACCCGAAGGCGGCCGGCCTGGAGCTGGACTGGACCGCCACGCTGGACCGCGCGGGCAGCCAGCCGCTGTCCCCCGTCACCCGCATCACCTCGTTCTTCACCTCCCGCGAGGTCGGCTTCGCCACCGCGGGCGACCCGGGCAAGCTGACCGCCGCGCTGGAGGCGCTGCGCGCCGAGACCGACCACGACCCGGCCGAGGGCACCATCCGCTTCGAGGGCGCCACGCCGGTCGCGGTCGACCCGAAGCAGGGCCAGAAGCTGGACGTGCCGGGCGCGACGGACAAGCTGCTGGCCGACTGGGCCGACGGCGGCACGGTCGAGCTGCCGGTGGCCACCACCCCGGTCAAGACGACCAAGGAGGGCGTGGCGAAGGCGCTGGAGGAGGTCGCCAAGCCCGCCACCGCCGCGCCGCTGATCATCCAGGGCGAGGGCAAGGACGCGACGCTCACGCCCGAGCAGCTGGCCACCGTGCTGGTGTTCGAGCCCGCCGACGACGGCAGCCTGACCGCGAAGGTCGACAACGGCAAGGTCGTCGAGCACGCCGGTCCGCAGCTCAAGGACACGGAGAAGGAGGGCAAGGACGCCCAGATCGTGTTCGAGGGCGGCCGGCCGGTGGTCAAGGAGTCCGTCGACGGCCTCGGCATCGACTGGGACAAGTCCCTGGCCACGGCGCTCGAGGTGCTCAAGCGCGACAACGAGCGCGCCATCAAGGCCGAGTACAAGCACACGCCCGCGAAGGTGACCACCGAGCAGGCGAACAAGATGGGCATCAAGGAGGTCATCGGCGAGTTCCAGACCGGTGGCTTCGTGGCCGCGTCCGGCACCAACATCCGCGTCGTGGCCGAGAAGGTGAACGGCGCGATCGTGAAGCCGGGCGAGACGTTCAGCCTGAACGGCTACACCGGCCCGCGCGGCACCGCGCAGGGCTACGTCGAGGCGGGCATCATCGAGAACGGCGTGCCCGGCAAGGCGGTGGGCGGCGGCATCTCGCAGTTCGCCACCACGCTCTACAACGCGGCCTACCACGCGGGCATGAAGGACGCGGGCCACAAGGAGCACAGCTACTGGATCTCGCGGTACCCGAAGGGGCGCGAGGCCACCGTGTTCATGGACGGCGCGGGCAACAGCCTGATCGACATCAAGTTCACCAACCCGGACGAGACCGGGGTGGCGATCCAGACGATCTGGACCCCGTCCTCGATCAAGATCGTGCTGTGGGGCACCAAGAACTACGACGTGACGGGCTCGACCAGCGCCGAGTTCAACCACACGCAGCCGCAGGAGCGCAAGGTCGACAAGCCGGACTGCCAGGCCAGCGCCGGCTCGCCGGGCTTCTCGGTGACCGACACCCGCACGATCACCGACCGCCGCACGGGCCAGAGCCGGCAGGAGAGCCGGACGGTCCGGTACGACCCGCAGTACAAGATCGTGTGCGAGCCGCCGCCCCCGGGCGGCTGAGCAGGCACGACGGTTCACGGTAGCCACGATTGGGTATCACCCGGTCGTGGCTACCAACGTGCAAGAGGTGCGGAGACATCCCGCGGTCCAGGCCTTCGGCCGCGCCGGGATGGTGTGCTACGGGCTCGTCCACGTCCTCTTGGCGGCGTTGACGGCACAGGTCGTCCTCGGTGACACCGGGGAGAAGACCGACCAGAAGGGTGCGGTCGCCACCCTCGCCGAGACGTCGCTCGGCCCGGTCCTGCTGTGGGTCCTGGCCCTCGGCCTGTTCGCGTTCGCCGTGTGGCAGCTCGCCATGGCCGCCGGCGGGTACGGGTGGGTCACGAAGAAGCGCAAGCGGATCTACCGGCGGTGCGGGTCCGTCGGCCGTGCCATCACCGGCACGGTGATCGGCATCGCCGCGATCAACTACGCGACCGGCACGTCCCAGAAGAGCGGCACCGAGCAGTCCCAGACGTGGACCGCGCGGCTGCTGGCGCTGC is a window from the Saccharothrix saharensis genome containing:
- a CDS encoding helix-turn-helix domain-containing protein, whose amino-acid sequence is MTATMGERTLLPPASSEALSSWVAALARPGGGTAALLAPDGTRLELPAEVFDVLRSVVAAMSQGLAITVAPQHTVLTTSEAAQLLGVSRPTLVRLLEAGEIPYEQPNRHRRVRLADLLAYRERARRARAVGLDEMVRAGEEGGLYDLPLDTPFERMPTDEHR
- a CDS encoding NHL domain-containing thioredoxin family protein, with protein sequence MTTAQRRRARVRAPELVGRGWLNTGGRDIRLADLRGKVVLLDFWSFCCINCLHVLDELRPLEAEFADVLVTVGVHSPKFAHEAEPAALEAAVERYEVEHPVLDDPELTTWQNYAVKAWPTLVLVDPEGYVVHVASGEGHLDALRQIVSEIVAEHDAKGTLHRGDGPYVAPPPRETELRFPAKAVLTPNHTLLVSDSAHHSLVELDLDGETVLRRIGTGERGRRDGLEPTFSEPAGIALLPADVAAGVGYHAVVADTVNHLLRGLNLDTGEVTTVAGTGEQWRDGDTDGPAEAVDLTSPWDVAWWEPAGGVAIAMAGNHTLGLFRPRERRVERLAGTTVEGLHDGPAAEAFFAQTSGLAADGDRLWLVDSETSALRWLDADRTVHTAIGKGLFDFGHRDGPADQALLQHPLGVTVLPGGQVAVADTYNGAIRRYDPATGEVSTLATDVAEPSDAVLVDGELVVVASAAHRLERPVAPGAKLVSGEAHQVRRPPSVIASGDVEIAVVFTPPTGQKLDDRFGPSTRLEITSSPPELLAEGAGVGTDLVRALRVAEGFTEGVLHIVAQAASCTDDPSVEHPVCKLARQDWGVPVRVVEDGPRRLPLMMGGLDEGI
- a CDS encoding GroES family chaperonin yields the protein MLHDRVMVRISPEDGERRSSGGIVIPATAQMAKRLAWGDVLGVGTNVRHVKVGDRVLFNPEDQFEVEVQGNTYLVMRERDVHATATERTDHGTGLYL
- a CDS encoding VanW family protein; the encoded protein is MPENQRPEYDAERTKAMEPVRPSGTASERTTKITAGSAAEAEWPQEEPDTEPDTREDSSATVRNVTPPSTAGDNATAPPSVSPHVTQQHPPRNAQQNPSRGPDATQAIPPAGDRTRALAPPPSAERTQMINTPPGGFDRPPSPSEATTVFAAPVSVPPGPEPQATVHGPVMVDGDEAADEADARRKRLRKGGLIAAAVLGVLVVLYGLDLVISGGDVPRGVTVAGVDVGGLSRPDAEQKLRDEIGPRLAAPVKARAGDVETAVDPKAAGLELDWTATLDRAGSQPLSPVTRITSFFTSREVGFATAGDPGKLTAALEALRAETDHDPAEGTIRFEGATPVAVDPKQGQKLDVPGATDKLLADWADGGTVELPVATTPVKTTKEGVAKALEEVAKPATAAPLIIQGEGKDATLTPEQLATVLVFEPADDGSLTAKVDNGKVVEHAGPQLKDTEKEGKDAQIVFEGGRPVVKESVDGLGIDWDKSLATALEVLKRDNERAIKAEYKHTPAKVTTEQANKMGIKEVIGEFQTGGFVAASGTNIRVVAEKVNGAIVKPGETFSLNGYTGPRGTAQGYVEAGIIENGVPGKAVGGGISQFATTLYNAAYHAGMKDAGHKEHSYWISRYPKGREATVFMDGAGNSLIDIKFTNPDETGVAIQTIWTPSSIKIVLWGTKNYDVTGSTSAEFNHTQPQERKVDKPDCQASAGSPGFSVTDTRTITDRRTGQSRQESRTVRYDPQYKIVCEPPPPGG
- a CDS encoding DUF1206 domain-containing protein, yielding MATNVQEVRRHPAVQAFGRAGMVCYGLVHVLLAALTAQVVLGDTGEKTDQKGAVATLAETSLGPVLLWVLALGLFAFAVWQLAMAAGGYGWVTKKRKRIYRRCGSVGRAITGTVIGIAAINYATGTSQKSGTEQSQTWTARLLALPFGQVLVGLVALFVIGLGVMVARKGVKKSFEDDLNMSELPPATRSWVERLGRIGWIGKGASYALIGVLVAFAAINADPSESGGMDKALHTLAAQPYGVIALAVIAVGFLGFGAYCFAAAKAHKG